In Marivirga salinae, a single window of DNA contains:
- a CDS encoding phospho-sugar mutase: protein MTSQEKAQQWLDSKVVDEATKKQIKNLQENNKEEFEESFYKDLEFGTGGLRGIMGVGSNRMNKYTLGMATQGLSNYLNKTFTEQGVSVAIAHDCRNNAEEFAKVVADVFTANNIKVFFFDSLRPTPELSFAIRHLGCKSGVVLTASHNPKEYNGYKAYWTDGAQMVAPHDLNVMNEVQSITSIDDVQFGGKEPLLESIGEDIDEAYLKEVKKISLFPDATETDKSINIVYSSIHGTGITLVPKALEMYGFKNVHIVEEQAEPNGNFPTVVYPNPEEKEAMSMALAKGKEVDADIVMATDPDADRVGIAIKNAKNEFELLNGNQTGSLLIYYLLSRWSELGKLDGNQYIVKTIVTTELFKNIADAYQVESFDTLTGFKNIAAVIRDLEGKKTFIGGGEESYGYMIGDYVRDKDAIASVAMIAEMTAYVKSQGKTLYEYLIEMYMKFGFYREDLVSITKKGKSGSEEIKAMMTRFREEPPKSLARTKVLEVRDYQKSTILNMESGVKSKLNFPSSNVLQFFLEDGSKISARPSGTEPKIKFYVSVKGKLRSKETFEEDFAELGDIIKSYLDDLDL from the coding sequence ATGACAAGTCAGGAAAAAGCCCAGCAGTGGTTAGATAGTAAAGTAGTGGACGAAGCCACTAAAAAACAAATAAAGAACCTTCAAGAAAACAATAAGGAGGAATTTGAAGAATCTTTCTATAAAGACTTAGAATTCGGAACTGGTGGATTACGTGGAATTATGGGCGTAGGCAGTAACCGAATGAATAAATACACATTGGGTATGGCTACTCAAGGTTTGAGTAATTATCTAAACAAAACATTTACCGAACAAGGTGTTTCAGTTGCCATTGCACACGATTGTCGTAACAATGCCGAAGAATTTGCCAAAGTAGTAGCAGATGTTTTTACGGCAAATAATATAAAAGTATTTTTCTTCGATAGTTTAAGACCAACTCCTGAGTTATCATTTGCTATTCGTCATCTGGGATGCAAAAGTGGAGTGGTTTTAACGGCTTCTCATAATCCTAAAGAATATAATGGGTATAAAGCTTATTGGACTGATGGAGCTCAAATGGTTGCCCCACATGATTTGAATGTGATGAATGAAGTGCAATCTATTACCTCTATTGATGATGTGCAATTTGGAGGAAAAGAACCTTTGCTTGAAAGCATAGGAGAGGATATTGATGAAGCTTATTTGAAAGAGGTGAAGAAAATATCGCTTTTTCCTGATGCAACAGAAACTGATAAATCCATCAATATTGTTTATTCATCCATACATGGAACAGGCATCACCTTGGTGCCTAAAGCCCTTGAAATGTATGGCTTTAAAAATGTACATATTGTTGAGGAACAAGCTGAGCCAAATGGGAACTTCCCTACGGTAGTTTATCCTAATCCTGAAGAAAAGGAAGCCATGTCTATGGCATTGGCTAAAGGTAAAGAAGTAGATGCTGACATTGTAATGGCAACTGATCCTGATGCTGACAGAGTGGGCATTGCAATCAAAAATGCTAAAAATGAATTCGAACTTCTGAATGGAAATCAAACAGGTTCATTATTGATTTACTATTTATTAAGTCGTTGGAGTGAATTAGGGAAGCTAGATGGTAATCAATACATAGTGAAAACAATTGTGACCACTGAGCTTTTCAAAAATATAGCTGATGCCTATCAAGTTGAAAGTTTTGATACTTTAACAGGCTTTAAAAATATTGCAGCCGTAATTCGAGATTTAGAAGGTAAAAAAACTTTCATAGGGGGTGGAGAAGAAAGCTATGGTTATATGATCGGTGATTATGTACGCGATAAAGATGCAATAGCTTCCGTTGCTATGATAGCAGAAATGACGGCTTATGTGAAATCTCAAGGGAAAACACTTTATGAATATCTTATTGAGATGTACATGAAGTTTGGTTTCTACCGTGAGGATTTGGTTTCCATTACTAAAAAAGGAAAATCCGGTAGCGAAGAAATTAAAGCAATGATGACCAGGTTTAGAGAAGAACCACCTAAGAGCTTGGCAAGGACTAAAGTTTTGGAGGTAAGAGATTATCAGAAATCTACCATTTTGAATATGGAGAGTGGGGTGAAGAGTAAGTTGAATTTCCCTTCTTCTAACGTACTACAATTTTTCTTGGAAGATGGAAGTAAGATTTCTGCCAGACCTTCTGGTACGGAGCCTAAAATTAAGTTCTATGTAAGCGTAAAAGGAAAATTGCGTAGCAAAGAAACCTTTGAAGAAGATTTTGCAGAGCTTGGTGATATCATAAAGTCTTATTTGGATGACTTGGATTTGTAG
- the hppD gene encoding 4-hydroxyphenylpyruvate dioxygenase: MEQDFLPINGTDYIEFYVGNAKQSAMYYQTAFGFELKAYAGPETGIKDRCSYMLQQGKIRLVLTSSLAPDTEVAQHVNLHGDGVKVLALWVDDAELSYNETTKRGAKSHTPPKTIKDEHGEVTIASIHTYGDTIHTFVNRHDYNGVFLPGFVEKTSELPASPIGLKYVDHCVGNVGWGEMNKWVDFYRDVMGFNLLITFDDKDISTDFTALMSKVVSNGNGFIKFPINEPAEGKKKSQIEEYIDFYKGAGVQHIAIATDDIVDTVSEMRRRGVEFLRVPETYYDDLFERVGEIDEDIEPIRENNILVDRDDEGYLLQIFTKPVQDRPTVFYEIIQRKGAKSFGKGNFKALFEAIEREQELRGNL, from the coding sequence ATGGAACAGGATTTTTTGCCTATAAATGGCACGGATTACATCGAATTTTATGTGGGTAATGCAAAGCAATCAGCAATGTATTATCAGACAGCTTTTGGATTTGAGTTAAAAGCCTATGCAGGACCCGAAACGGGGATTAAGGATAGGTGTTCTTATATGTTGCAACAAGGAAAAATCCGTTTGGTTTTGACTTCTTCCTTAGCACCTGATACAGAGGTAGCACAACATGTTAATCTTCACGGAGATGGGGTAAAGGTTTTGGCTCTTTGGGTGGATGATGCAGAGTTATCCTATAATGAAACGACTAAAAGAGGAGCTAAATCTCATACTCCGCCAAAAACGATTAAAGATGAGCATGGTGAAGTTACTATCGCTTCAATTCATACTTATGGAGACACAATTCATACTTTTGTGAATAGACATGATTATAATGGTGTGTTTTTGCCTGGTTTTGTAGAAAAAACCAGTGAATTGCCAGCAAGCCCGATTGGTTTGAAATATGTGGATCATTGTGTAGGAAATGTTGGCTGGGGTGAAATGAATAAATGGGTTGATTTCTATAGAGATGTAATGGGCTTTAATCTTTTAATCACCTTTGATGACAAAGATATTTCTACTGATTTCACTGCGCTAATGTCGAAAGTGGTTTCTAATGGTAATGGCTTTATTAAATTTCCTATTAATGAGCCTGCAGAAGGTAAAAAGAAATCTCAGATTGAAGAATACATTGATTTCTATAAAGGCGCAGGAGTGCAACACATTGCTATTGCTACGGATGATATAGTGGATACTGTTTCTGAAATGCGTAGAAGAGGAGTTGAGTTCTTGCGAGTTCCGGAAACCTATTATGATGATTTGTTTGAAAGAGTTGGAGAAATTGATGAGGATATTGAACCAATAAGGGAAAACAATATTTTGGTGGATAGAGATGATGAAGGCTATTTGCTGCAAATTTTCACTAAGCCTGTTCAGGATAGACCAACTGTTTTCTATGAAATTATTCAGAGAAAAGGAGCCAAATCTTTTGGGAAAGGAAATTTCAAAGCTTTATTTGAAGCTATTGAAAGAGAGCAGGAATTGAGAGGCAATTTATGA
- a CDS encoding sodium-translocating pyrophosphatase: MSNIIWIVPILGIVGLIVMAIKSAWVSKQDAGDERMTELAGYIAKGAMAFLRAEWKVMFYFVVIAGILLAYSGTLVETSSPVIAISFVIGAVFSAFAGYVGMNIATKANVRTTQAAKTSLAKALKVSFSGGTVMGLGVAGLAVFGMGILFIFLYNMYVIQTGGDVNGLEMEKALEVLAGFSLGAESIALFARVGGGIYTKAADVGADLVGKVEAGIPEDDPRNPATIADNVGDNVGDVAGMGADLFGSYVATILASMVLGREIISEDQFGGIAPILLPMIIAGLGLVFSIIGTLFVRISKETDSVQKALNWGNWSSIILTVVASFFLVTWMLPETMIIRDYAFTNMDVFWAIFTGLIVGALMSIITEYYTAMGRKPVLSIVKQSSTGAATNIIGGLAVGMQSTVLPILVLATGIVVSYSFAGLYGVAIAAAGMMATTAMQLAIDAFGPIADNAGGIAEMSGLPEEVRDRTDNLDAVGNTTAATGKGFAIASAALTALALFAAFVGISGIDSIDIYKAPVLAALFVGGMIPFIFSSLAIAAVGRAAMDMVQEVRRQFKEMPGIMEGTTKPEYEKCVDISTKASIREMILPGAIALITPLLVGFGLKGVFADTSSAEILGGLLAGVTVSGVLMGIFQNNAGGAWDNAKKSFEKGVMINGKMEYKGSEAHKASVTGDTVGDPFKDTSGPSMNILIKLMSIVALVIAPHISVKDHSTAEVKKESKEIVVEKSEVIKAEK, from the coding sequence ATGAGCAATATTATCTGGATTGTCCCGATTCTCGGGATTGTGGGACTGATTGTTATGGCTATAAAATCCGCTTGGGTATCGAAACAAGATGCTGGAGATGAAAGGATGACGGAATTAGCTGGCTACATAGCAAAAGGCGCTATGGCATTTTTAAGAGCTGAATGGAAAGTGATGTTCTACTTTGTAGTAATTGCTGGTATATTATTGGCTTATTCTGGAACTTTAGTAGAAACTTCCTCTCCTGTTATTGCAATTTCATTTGTAATAGGAGCTGTATTTTCTGCCTTTGCAGGATATGTTGGGATGAATATCGCAACAAAAGCGAATGTTAGAACTACTCAAGCTGCGAAAACTAGTTTAGCCAAAGCCTTAAAAGTATCTTTTTCTGGCGGAACTGTAATGGGTTTAGGTGTTGCAGGTCTTGCTGTTTTCGGAATGGGTATATTGTTTATATTCTTATACAATATGTATGTAATCCAAACAGGCGGTGATGTAAACGGCTTGGAAATGGAGAAAGCATTAGAAGTATTGGCTGGTTTCTCATTAGGAGCTGAGTCAATTGCATTATTTGCTCGTGTTGGTGGTGGTATTTATACAAAAGCTGCTGATGTTGGAGCTGATTTAGTGGGGAAAGTAGAAGCTGGTATTCCAGAGGATGATCCAAGAAACCCTGCAACCATTGCAGATAATGTTGGAGATAACGTAGGTGATGTTGCGGGTATGGGTGCCGATTTATTTGGTTCTTATGTAGCAACCATCTTAGCTTCCATGGTTTTAGGTAGAGAAATTATCTCTGAAGACCAATTTGGTGGTATCGCTCCTATCCTATTACCTATGATAATTGCAGGTTTAGGATTAGTATTTTCTATAATCGGAACTTTATTTGTAAGAATATCCAAAGAAACTGATAGCGTTCAAAAAGCCCTTAACTGGGGTAACTGGTCCTCTATCATTTTGACTGTTGTAGCTTCTTTCTTTTTAGTAACATGGATGCTTCCTGAAACCATGATCATCAGAGATTATGCATTTACAAATATGGATGTTTTCTGGGCAATCTTTACTGGATTGATTGTTGGTGCCTTAATGAGTATTATTACAGAATATTATACTGCAATGGGTAGAAAGCCTGTTTTATCTATAGTAAAACAATCAAGCACAGGTGCTGCTACTAATATCATTGGTGGATTAGCAGTTGGTATGCAATCAACTGTTTTACCGATTTTAGTTTTGGCAACAGGTATTGTAGTTTCTTATTCTTTTGCTGGTCTTTATGGTGTAGCAATTGCTGCTGCAGGTATGATGGCAACAACTGCTATGCAATTAGCCATTGATGCATTCGGTCCAATTGCGGATAACGCAGGTGGTATAGCTGAAATGAGTGGATTACCTGAAGAAGTAAGAGACAGAACAGATAATTTAGATGCCGTAGGAAACACTACTGCTGCAACAGGTAAAGGATTTGCTATTGCTTCTGCTGCCTTAACTGCATTAGCACTTTTTGCTGCTTTCGTGGGTATTTCTGGTATTGATTCTATCGATATTTATAAAGCTCCTGTTTTAGCTGCATTATTTGTGGGTGGAATGATTCCATTTATATTCTCTTCATTAGCTATTGCTGCAGTGGGTAGAGCAGCGATGGACATGGTGCAGGAAGTAAGAAGACAATTCAAAGAAATGCCAGGCATTATGGAAGGCACTACCAAGCCTGAATATGAGAAATGTGTGGATATTTCTACTAAAGCTTCCATCAGAGAAATGATTTTACCAGGTGCGATTGCTTTAATCACTCCATTATTGGTAGGATTTGGTTTGAAAGGCGTATTTGCAGATACTTCATCAGCTGAAATCTTAGGTGGATTACTAGCTGGTGTTACGGTTTCAGGTGTTTTGATGGGGATATTCCAGAATAATGCCGGTGGTGCTTGGGATAACGCTAAGAAATCTTTCGAAAAAGGTGTGATGATCAATGGTAAAATGGAGTACAAAGGATCTGAAGCTCATAAAGCTTCCGTAACTGGAGATACCGTAGGTGATCCTTTTAAAGATACTTCAGGACCTTCTATGAATATCTTGATTAAATTAATGTCAATTGTGGCATTAGTAATTGCTCCTCACATTTCTGTTAAAGATCATAGCACTGCAGAAGTGAAGAAAGAATCTAAAGAAATAGTGGTTGAAAAAAGTGAAGTAATTAAAGCTGAAAAATAA
- the secG gene encoding preprotein translocase subunit SecG, producing MLTLLITLIILVAILLVLVVLAQNSKGGGLSSQFGGSGASQVVGVKRTGDILEKITWVLAISLVVLSLASSFVIKTSTVDTGFTSPNIEKAQDETLLPDMDGGSEEGLLPPVEGEGSTEGQEGGNQELIEGLEESEGEDNSEE from the coding sequence ATGTTAACATTATTAATTACTTTAATCATTTTAGTTGCCATTTTATTGGTGTTGGTAGTATTAGCTCAAAATTCTAAAGGCGGTGGTTTATCCAGTCAATTTGGAGGTTCAGGAGCTAGTCAGGTTGTAGGCGTAAAAAGAACAGGTGATATTCTAGAAAAAATTACTTGGGTATTGGCTATTAGTTTAGTGGTATTAAGCTTAGCTTCTTCTTTTGTAATCAAAACCTCAACTGTTGATACAGGTTTTACAAGCCCTAACATTGAAAAGGCTCAAGACGAAACTTTACTTCCGGACATGGATGGTGGTAGTGAAGAAGGTTTGTTGCCTCCAGTAGAAGGAGAAGGAAGTACTGAAGGTCAAGAAGGTGGAAATCAGGAACTGATTGAAGGTCTTGAAGAATCAGAAGGAGAAGATAATTCAGAAGAATAA
- the miaB gene encoding tRNA (N6-isopentenyl adenosine(37)-C2)-methylthiotransferase MiaB: protein MSELIKDLDIIAEETKTDESCAVQVSKEENTGKSRKLYIESYGCQMNFSDSEIVTSIMKENGFDTTNDFNNADVIFLNTCSIREKAELTVRKRLTDFNKVKKSKPELQIGILGCMAERLKTKLLEEEKMVDIVAGPDSYRDLPNLVKTVDDGEKAVNTFLSREETYADISPVRLNSNGVTAFISIMRGCDNMCSFCVVPFTRGRERSRDPFSIVKEAQDLFDRGFREVTLLGQNVDSYKWSEEINNKARLEKIEKKEEVEVINFANLIEMVANVSPDLRVRFSTSHPKDITDEVLYTMKKYDNICKYIHLPAQSGNSRILKMMNRTYDRDWYINRVDAIRDILGPECGISSDMISGFCSETEEDHQDTLSLMDYVKYDFAYMFFYSERPGTLAEKKYEDDIPLETKKRRLQEIIDKQRAHSSERNHLILNKVHKVLVEGTSKRSEEQLQGRNSANKVVIFPKENYKKGDYVDVYVDECTGATLIGKAV, encoded by the coding sequence ATGAGTGAATTGATTAAAGATTTGGACATCATTGCAGAAGAAACCAAAACGGATGAATCTTGTGCTGTTCAAGTATCAAAAGAAGAAAACACAGGCAAAAGCCGAAAATTATATATTGAAAGCTACGGCTGTCAAATGAATTTTTCCGATAGTGAAATCGTCACTTCCATTATGAAAGAAAATGGTTTTGACACCACTAACGATTTCAACAATGCAGATGTAATTTTTCTAAACACTTGCTCCATTAGAGAAAAAGCGGAGTTGACTGTTAGAAAAAGACTTACAGACTTCAATAAAGTAAAAAAGAGCAAGCCTGAATTGCAAATTGGTATATTGGGCTGCATGGCTGAGCGATTGAAAACCAAACTTTTAGAGGAAGAAAAAATGGTTGACATCGTGGCTGGGCCTGACTCCTACCGTGATTTACCCAATTTGGTAAAAACAGTGGATGACGGAGAAAAAGCAGTCAATACTTTTCTAAGTAGAGAAGAAACTTATGCAGATATAAGTCCTGTTAGATTAAACTCCAATGGTGTAACGGCATTCATCTCCATCATGCGCGGGTGTGATAATATGTGTTCTTTCTGTGTGGTGCCTTTCACTAGAGGAAGAGAAAGAAGTCGTGATCCTTTCTCCATTGTAAAAGAAGCCCAAGATTTATTTGACAGAGGCTTCAGAGAAGTCACGCTTTTAGGTCAAAATGTGGATTCCTATAAATGGTCAGAGGAAATCAATAATAAAGCAAGGTTAGAAAAGATTGAGAAAAAAGAAGAAGTTGAGGTAATCAATTTCGCCAATTTAATTGAAATGGTTGCTAATGTTTCTCCTGATTTAAGAGTGAGATTCTCAACTTCTCATCCAAAAGATATTACAGATGAAGTATTGTATACCATGAAAAAGTATGACAATATCTGTAAATACATCCATTTACCAGCTCAAAGTGGAAATTCACGCATCTTAAAAATGATGAACCGTACTTATGACAGAGATTGGTATATCAACAGAGTGGATGCTATTCGAGATATTTTAGGTCCTGAATGTGGTATTTCATCAGATATGATTTCAGGTTTCTGCTCGGAAACAGAAGAAGATCATCAGGATACTTTAAGCTTAATGGACTATGTGAAATATGATTTCGCTTATATGTTCTTTTACTCTGAAAGGCCAGGCACATTAGCTGAGAAAAAATACGAGGATGATATTCCTTTAGAAACTAAGAAAAGAAGATTGCAGGAAATCATAGATAAACAAAGAGCGCATTCTTCGGAAAGAAATCATTTGATTTTAAATAAAGTTCACAAAGTTTTAGTAGAAGGCACTTCCAAAAGATCTGAAGAACAACTACAAGGAAGAAATTCAGCTAACAAAGTAGTGATCTTTCCAAAAGAAAATTACAAAAAAGGAGATTATGTGGATGTGTATGTAGATGAATGCACAGGTGCTACATTAATAGGAAAAGCGGTTTAA
- a CDS encoding sigma-54 interaction domain-containing protein, producing MDIQTIKNRFGIIGNSDHLNFAIKVAMQVAPTDMTVLITGESGVGKESFSKIIHQLSARKHGQFIAVNCGAIPEGTIDSELFGHEKGSFTGAYDARKGYFEVTDGGTIFLDEIGEMPLPTQSRLLRVLENGEFIRVGSSKVMKTDVRVVAATNVNLIQAVEKGKFREDLYYRLNTVPIFVPPLRDRGQDIELLFRKFTSDFAEKHHVNPIKLTEDAKQALMAYRYPGNIRQLKNIAEQISLLEMEREVDKDILFKYLPQEGNMMPALYKSQDGSTGGDKNNFSERDILYKILFDMRNDVEELKKLVHNVLKNENYGEEILKDNEDLFEVKQNEFKENAEGVRTPYLLDSRKEEEDDANESFNIEDYQDAEHEVEEESLSLEKKEKEMIERALSKNQNKRKYAARDLGISERTLYRKIKQYDL from the coding sequence TTGGATATACAAACTATCAAAAATAGATTTGGCATAATCGGAAATTCCGATCATTTGAACTTTGCCATAAAAGTAGCCATGCAGGTTGCTCCTACTGATATGACCGTGCTTATAACAGGAGAAAGCGGTGTAGGTAAAGAATCATTCTCCAAAATAATACATCAGTTAAGCGCAAGAAAACACGGGCAGTTTATTGCTGTTAACTGTGGCGCAATTCCTGAAGGAACTATTGACTCTGAGCTTTTCGGTCATGAGAAAGGCTCATTTACAGGAGCTTATGATGCTAGAAAAGGATATTTTGAAGTTACCGATGGTGGAACTATCTTTTTAGATGAAATAGGTGAAATGCCTCTACCTACTCAATCTCGATTGTTGCGAGTATTGGAAAACGGAGAATTTATAAGAGTTGGTTCTTCTAAAGTAATGAAAACCGATGTTCGCGTGGTAGCTGCCACTAATGTAAACCTTATTCAAGCAGTAGAGAAAGGTAAATTTAGAGAGGATTTATACTACCGATTAAATACAGTCCCTATTTTTGTTCCGCCTTTACGTGATAGAGGTCAAGATATAGAATTATTATTCAGGAAATTCACATCTGATTTTGCAGAAAAGCACCATGTTAATCCCATAAAATTAACAGAAGATGCCAAGCAAGCATTAATGGCTTATCGCTATCCAGGAAATATTCGTCAGCTAAAAAATATAGCTGAGCAAATTTCCCTTTTGGAAATGGAGCGTGAAGTTGACAAAGATATTTTGTTTAAATATTTGCCGCAAGAAGGGAATATGATGCCAGCACTCTACAAAAGTCAAGACGGCTCAACTGGTGGTGACAAAAATAATTTTTCAGAAAGGGATATTTTATACAAAATTCTATTTGACATGCGGAATGATGTGGAGGAACTTAAAAAGTTAGTCCATAACGTATTAAAAAATGAGAATTATGGAGAGGAAATTTTAAAAGACAATGAAGACTTATTTGAGGTTAAGCAAAATGAGTTTAAGGAAAATGCTGAGGGCGTAAGAACTCCATATTTATTGGACAGCCGAAAAGAAGAGGAAGATGATGCGAATGAGAGTTTTAATATTGAAGATTATCAAGATGCTGAGCATGAAGTAGAGGAAGAATCTTTATCATTAGAAAAGAAAGAAAAAGAGATGATAGAGCGAGCACTTTCCAAAAATCAGAATAAAAGAAAATATGCGGCACGGGATTTGGGTATTTCCGAGCGTACATTATATAGAAAAATTAAGCAGTATGACCTTTAG
- a CDS encoding LptE family protein — protein MTFRSIIIFLFLAVFTSSCGVYSFTGASIAPDIKTMSIQYFYNDSGNGPPNLQQTFTEEIRDYYQQNTSLELVENNGDLQLEGSITGYRVQPIAVTASGNPNLADAAGAQRLTITVKVSYVNTKDEVFNFDNKSFSFYADFDATSNTLTAVENQLIETITDQIILDIFNASVANW, from the coding sequence ATGACCTTTAGAAGTATTATAATCTTTTTATTCTTAGCAGTATTTACTAGCTCATGTGGTGTTTACAGCTTTACAGGAGCATCTATTGCACCTGATATAAAAACTATGTCCATTCAATATTTTTATAATGATTCAGGAAATGGTCCTCCCAATTTGCAGCAAACTTTTACTGAAGAAATAAGAGATTATTATCAACAGAACACGAGTTTGGAGTTAGTTGAAAATAATGGAGATTTGCAATTAGAAGGTTCTATTACAGGCTATAGAGTTCAACCGATTGCCGTTACAGCATCTGGAAACCCAAATTTGGCAGATGCTGCGGGAGCTCAGAGATTAACCATTACTGTAAAAGTTAGTTATGTAAATACAAAAGATGAGGTTTTCAACTTTGATAATAAATCCTTTTCTTTTTATGCCGATTTTGATGCTACTTCCAATACCTTAACCGCGGTGGAAAATCAACTGATTGAAACCATTACAGATCAAATTATTTTAGATATATTTAATGCATCGGTAGCAAATTGGTAA
- a CDS encoding tetratricopeptide repeat protein — translation MDKQRLTTLINQPEKLEEKDFNDLSNLKKEYPYFQALSPLITIGSKKYSPQSEKKHLQSAAIYALDRKHLKEILTKDYESQTVDEVKEIPQQQKDTAEEKNKVIGGPIEGHNKSERKTSTTSDSLIEVTQTPASSHLSDSFFEELFKEMEDLKAEKENYQKTLDRFEAKKSEEEKQKPKAKTIKKTTSKSGSRNTTAKTAAAKKPTSKPKPATTKKTSTTKKTTAAKTTTKKSSSDKSKDSTKKASTTKAKTSKAAEKKPKKDEHDIIEEITSRKELKISDAHKKEQLNIINNFIEKEPVLTKRIKPDNQSNKQEAEDLSASSTNLSDDVVSETLAKLMIKQGRKQKAIDIYKKLIWKFPQKKTYFVEIIDELKKES, via the coding sequence GTGGACAAACAAAGGCTTACAACCCTCATCAATCAACCAGAAAAACTAGAAGAAAAAGACTTCAATGATTTATCAAATCTGAAGAAAGAATACCCCTATTTTCAAGCCCTATCGCCTTTAATTACTATCGGTTCGAAAAAATATTCTCCCCAAAGCGAAAAGAAACATTTGCAATCTGCTGCAATTTATGCATTAGACAGAAAGCATCTGAAAGAAATCTTAACAAAGGATTACGAATCACAAACTGTTGATGAAGTAAAAGAAATACCTCAACAGCAAAAAGATACTGCTGAAGAAAAAAATAAAGTCATTGGGGGGCCTATTGAGGGTCATAATAAGTCAGAAAGAAAAACAAGCACCACCTCAGATTCATTAATAGAAGTTACACAAACACCAGCTTCTTCTCATTTATCAGATTCCTTTTTTGAGGAATTATTTAAAGAAATGGAAGATTTAAAGGCTGAAAAGGAAAATTATCAAAAAACCTTAGATCGGTTTGAAGCTAAAAAATCTGAAGAGGAAAAACAGAAGCCTAAAGCTAAAACGATAAAGAAAACGACTTCAAAATCGGGAAGCAGAAATACTACTGCTAAAACTGCTGCCGCTAAAAAACCCACATCGAAACCTAAACCTGCTACTACTAAAAAAACTAGCACCACAAAAAAAACAACAGCTGCTAAAACCACAACTAAAAAATCTTCTTCAGATAAATCTAAGGATAGCACCAAAAAAGCATCCACTACAAAAGCGAAGACATCAAAAGCTGCTGAAAAAAAACCAAAAAAAGATGAGCATGATATAATTGAAGAAATAACTTCAAGAAAAGAATTAAAAATTAGTGATGCTCATAAAAAAGAACAATTAAATATCATCAATAACTTTATTGAGAAAGAACCTGTTCTTACAAAAAGAATAAAGCCTGATAATCAGTCAAATAAGCAAGAAGCAGAAGATCTTTCGGCAAGCAGCACCAATCTTTCTGATGATGTAGTTTCCGAAACTTTGGCAAAATTGATGATAAAACAAGGAAGAAAGCAAAAAGCCATTGATATTTACAAGAAATTAATTTGGAAATTTCCACAAAAAAAGACGTACTTTGTCGAAATTATAGATGAGTTAAAAAAAGAATCATAA
- a CDS encoding metallophosphoesterase family protein, protein MKIGLISDTHGFWDDDIPKYFKDCNEIWHAGDVGEAGQIIENLSKIAPTLVVYGNIDTPDFQRTYPENLFIEREGVKIFMTHIGGKPPSYNPRVRKLIQSEKPNVFICGHSHILRAMPDPKHGNLLYLNPGAAGNQGFHKMRTMMRFEINKGKVEKLEVIELGKRG, encoded by the coding sequence ATGAAAATAGGTTTAATATCCGATACACACGGCTTTTGGGATGACGACATTCCAAAATACTTCAAAGATTGCAATGAAATATGGCATGCAGGAGATGTGGGCGAGGCAGGTCAAATAATAGAAAACCTTAGCAAAATTGCACCAACCTTAGTCGTCTATGGAAATATTGATACACCTGATTTTCAAAGGACTTATCCAGAGAATTTATTTATTGAGAGGGAAGGAGTAAAAATATTTATGACGCACATAGGAGGGAAGCCACCTTCTTATAATCCTCGAGTTCGAAAACTAATCCAATCTGAAAAGCCCAATGTTTTTATCTGTGGTCATTCCCACATTTTAAGAGCCATGCCTGATCCTAAGCATGGAAATTTGCTTTACCTAAATCCTGGTGCAGCCGGTAATCAAGGTTTTCATAAAATGAGGACGATGATGAGGTTTGAAATTAATAAAGGGAAAGTAGAAAAGTTGGAAGTGATTGAGTTGGGAAAAAGAGGTTGA